The Syntrophorhabdaceae bacterium sequence AAGGTTCTACCCCTGCACCCCTTACGGGATTCGCGAGATGCTTATCCGGAGCAATATACCCATCCCCGGCTCTGAAGTCGTGGTCGTAGGCAGAAGCAACATTGTAGGCAAGCCCATCGCCATGATGCTCATGCAGAAGGGCCCCCATGCCAATGCCACGGTCACCGTATGCCATACCGCCACCAGGGACCTCGCCTTCCACACGAAAAGAGCCGACATCCTGATCGTTGCCGCGGGCAGGCCTAAAGCCATTACTGCCGACATGGTAAAGGTTGGGGCGATAGTCATAGACGTGGGGGTGAACCGGATCGGCATGACCCCGGAGGGAAAGGCGAAGCTCGTGGGGGATGTGGACTTCGAGGGAGTCGCGGAAAAGGCATCGGCCATTACCCCTGTTCCCGGCGGGGTAGGGCCCATGACCATCACCATGCTCATGCTCAATACCCTGAACGCGGCACAGCCTATATTATAAGCGAGGAGGAAGGATG is a genomic window containing:
- a CDS encoding tetrahydrofolate dehydrogenase/cyclohydrolase catalytic domain-containing protein, coding for MTARIIKGAEIAEEIREEIKRDTLLLRQTHGITPGLVTIIVGKNPASISYVSAKQKTAHDLLFHSVQEDLPEDVTEEGLLALVARYNRDPLIHGILVQLPLPPHINETKILYAINPDKDVDGFHPVNMGKLMIGEGRFYPCTPYGIREMLIRSNIPIPGSEVVVVGRSNIVGKPIAMMLMQKGPHANATVTVCHTATRDLAFHTKRADILIVAAGRPKAITADMVKVGAIVIDVGVNRIGMTPEGKAKLVGDVDFEGVAEKASAITPVPGGVGPMTITMLMLNTLNAAQPIL